One Baekduia alba genomic window, GCGTGGCCGACACGACGGCCTTCTTCCTGGCCGGCGAGCTGATCGAGCACGCGCCGACCGACCAGGTGTTCACCAACCCTTCCGACTCCCGGACCGAGGAGTACGTCACCGGGAAGTTCGGCTGATGGCCGGCCCCGGAGCGACCCGCCAGCACTTCGCCGACGAGCTGCGGCGCGTCGAGGCCCAGGGCCTCGGCGGCCTCGACCTCGTCGTCGGGCAGATGGACAAGGTGCTCGAGGCGCTGGAGCACCAGGACGTCGAGCTCGCCGCGATGGTCATCGGCAACGACGACTTAATCGACGGGCGCTACCTCGAGGTCCATCAGGAGCTGCTGTCGCTGTTCGCGCTCCAGGCCCCGGTCGCCGGTGACCTGCGGGTCGTGGCGGCGCTGCTGCACGTCATGAAGAACATCGAGCGCATGGGCGACCAGTGCGTGAACATCGCCAAGACGATCCCGCTGACGGGCCACGAGCCGCCGGTCCGCGAGGAGGTCCTGGAGCGCATCCTGAAGATGGGGCGCATGGCCCGGACCGAGGTCACGCAGTGCAAGGCGGCGTTCGCGAGCCGCGACGTCGACCTCGCCGAGGACCTGGTCCGCCAGGACCGCGAGATCAACCTGCTCAACCGCGAGATCTTCCAGCTCGCGATCGACGTGGGCACGGACTCGGACACGCGCGAGTGGGCGATGCACATGGTGATGGTCGCCCGCGCGATCGAGCGGATCGGCGACAACGCCGTGGACGTGGGGGAGCAGACCGCGTTCGTGGTGACGGGGCTGTTCCGGGAGTTCTCGGACTCCTCGCACCCGCGGCCGCTCGTGTGATCCGCGACGAGCGCCTGTCCGGCTTGTGAAAATGTCGTGACCCTGGGCTGGATTTCCGGGCCAGCCGTCGAGGAGTGCGTCTAGACTGCCGGTCGAGATGACGACGGAACGAGGCACGTCGGCTCAGCCCCTGCGGCTGGCCGTGATCGACACCGACTCGGGCTTCCTCCAGGTTCTGGACAAGCGGCTCGAGCGCCTTGGCTGGGAGCATCGGACGCTGGCCTCCGCCGTTCCGGTCGACACCATCGTGGCGATGCGCCTGAGCGCCCTGGTCGTGGACCTGGCGACGCTCGGCCCGTCGGGCTGGGACTACCTGCACCGCGTCTGCTCGGAGCTGCCGGGCCTGGGCGTGGTCGTCTGCACGGGGCAGTCGACGGTCGCCCAGCGCGTCCGCGGGCTGCGGCTCGGCGCCGACGACTGGCTGTCGAAGCCGTGCCATCCGGAGGAGCTGATCGCGCGGGTCGAGGCGGTCGTGCGCCGGCGCAGGCGGTCGGACGCGCGCTCTGAGCGCCGGCCGGTGGCCGCCGGGGAGCTGGAGATCCGGTCGGATCGCTTCCAGGCGTTCGTCGACGGTCGCTCGGTCGATCTGACGCGCCGCGAGTTCGAGCTGATCGAGCTGCTGGCCGGGTCCGAGGGCCGGGTCCTCGAGCGCGAGGAGATCTACCAGCGCGTGTGGGGCTACGCGATGGCGCGTGGCGATCGCAGCGTGGACGTGTTCGTGCGCAAGCTGCGCCAGAAGCTGGAGCGGGCGTCGCCGGAGTGGCGCTACATCCACACGCACTTCGGCGTCGGCTACCGCTTCGCGGCCGAGCCGGTCGAGGGCAGCGAGATCGCCGGGCGCGAGGCCGCCGCGGCGGTCGCCGAGCCCGCCGACGGTCCCGCGCCCGCGACGCTGCTGGGCATGGACGACGACGCCGGGCTCGCCGCCGAGCTGCGCGCGCTGACGTCCTAGCGCAGCGAGTACTCTTGGCGGCGTCGTGAACAAGACGCTGCGCAACGTCCTGATCATCGTCGCGGCCGCCGCGGCGGTCGCGTTCCTGCCGGGCGGCGGAGACACCGCCCAGCTGATCTCCGCCCTGCTGGGCATCGGGATCACCGTCATCTTCGTCCTGCTCGGGATCCGCTTCTACCGCGAGAACCGCGTGGCGATCTTCTCCCTGGGCGACAAGCACCGCGGACTCCTGTACGGGGCCCTGGGCGCGATCGTCCTGGCCCTGGCGGGCCGCGCGAAGCTGCTCGACACCGGCCTCGGCTCGCTCGTGTTCGTGTTGCTGCTGGCCGGCGCGATCGGCGCGCTGTACGCGGTGTGGCAGCACCACCGGGCGTACGGGTACTGACGCGGGGCGGCGCTGGTCGTCGCGATTGAGGCGGGCGGGCAGTCTTGCGAGGCT contains:
- a CDS encoding response regulator transcription factor; its protein translation is MTTERGTSAQPLRLAVIDTDSGFLQVLDKRLERLGWEHRTLASAVPVDTIVAMRLSALVVDLATLGPSGWDYLHRVCSELPGLGVVVCTGQSTVAQRVRGLRLGADDWLSKPCHPEELIARVEAVVRRRRRSDARSERRPVAAGELEIRSDRFQAFVDGRSVDLTRREFELIELLAGSEGRVLEREEIYQRVWGYAMARGDRSVDVFVRKLRQKLERASPEWRYIHTHFGVGYRFAAEPVEGSEIAGREAAAAVAEPADGPAPATLLGMDDDAGLAAELRALTS
- the phoU gene encoding phosphate signaling complex protein PhoU, translated to MAGPGATRQHFADELRRVEAQGLGGLDLVVGQMDKVLEALEHQDVELAAMVIGNDDLIDGRYLEVHQELLSLFALQAPVAGDLRVVAALLHVMKNIERMGDQCVNIAKTIPLTGHEPPVREEVLERILKMGRMARTEVTQCKAAFASRDVDLAEDLVRQDREINLLNREIFQLAIDVGTDSDTREWAMHMVMVARAIERIGDNAVDVGEQTAFVVTGLFREFSDSSHPRPLV